Genomic DNA from Cydia fagiglandana chromosome 3, ilCydFagi1.1, whole genome shotgun sequence:
aagccatattgacggtcactgagcagatcatttgcttcgaggtatgccagcagtttgccgttaagtaccctttccatgactttacagagcatggaggtaatggcgattggtcggtaattgcagggatcagcacgactacccttcttgggtactggctgcacgtttgcaagcctccaggatttcggcaccgttcttgtttggagagagaggcggtacaggcgtgtcagtacaggagacaactcaggcgcacactgctttagtacacgtgcaggtataccgtctggtccattggccttattcacgtcaagattcagcagagttcggcgtacctctttttgatgtatagcaattctctgcatagaggaactgcaatgagatagcgtaggtggaagttttgagcctgcatctagacgtgaattgctcgcaaacagagaagcaaacaagttagctttctctgtcgcggagtgggccagtgtcccatcaggtttctgcagaggtggcaatgtgggtcggcagaagttggattcgaccgctttcgacagggaccagaaccgcttgctaccaggagggtaggaggcgagtttggcccctattcgactgacgtggtcgaatcgagcctttcgaagcacccgtttgcaggacttggcagctgagttaaaggcttttttcttcgcgcgaaccctctgtgctccagctttggtatcgcgggctagtacccaagcctggtatgcagactgcttaagagcctcggctcgagcacagtccgaactgtaccatgctcgggtcttgtgatcgagcgataggtcggagaacggaatggaatattccattccctgccgaatcacatccgcaacagcctcagcagaacacgaggggtcacccgaagaaaaacagacctgctgccaggggaaagacgcaaagaaatgccgcatctcatcccagtccgctgactcgtatcgccatactctcctcgtgcccctagggcagagatcaggaggagagtggatcgacacggatttcaccagacagtgatcggacgatcctagcggaactgagaccgaaaccgagtgcctttTTACAACATTTACAACGTTTATAACATTTTGATAATTTCTGTTTCAGCAAGCACACTGTCGTGTCGCGGGCAAAAAGCGCGGCGTCCGTGCAGCAGCCACTCAGCTTCGAACACAAGTTTAACCTGGACCGGCAGATGATGGACCATGAGGAGGTGAGCATTTTCTTAATAACGCTGTTTACTTAACGAagaaaaatagtaggtatacacTTCGGCCAGTAAATACGGCCCAGACCGGCGGTTAAATGTTATCTAAgacatttcttattttatgCCCTAAGTATtcttcctcgattcctcatgagtGAGGGTCGCGACCACATGAGGACCTCATTTCGTGCACCAGGCtctccattctgcacgattttcCGCCTTCCTAATAATAGGCGCCTGTGTAGAGCCCTGGCAGGCCTTCTATACAATGTCCACCCAGCGGGTTGGTGGATGTCCACTACCTCGTTCTCCATCCACCATGCCAACCATGCCCTAAGTATGTAATATATGCTCGATCAAATGTTTAAACGATGCTCCTATGTGTTTTTAGGAATGGCCTGAAGACGGCAGCGTGGTGGACGTGGAAAGCATCGGCGAGCCTCAGCTGAAGCGTCTGCCGCAACTGCTGCTGCTGGAGCTGACGGCACTCTTCGATAAATACTCGCTGCCCTTCCAGAAGAGGAAACCGCCTAAGAAGAAGAGGAAAGAAGGTAGCGAAAATTTAGCTGTTAGGCTTTGCAGAATAATCGTAATAATGGCTTAGGTACTTTTATATGCTGATGTTATTTCTACAATCCGTGATTAAATTTAGCATTAATAAACAATAATCTTGTCATTCCAGAAGGCTCAGTATTCGGAGTCTCCCTCGAAACTTTACTCCGCAAAGACATGCTGCTATGGGAAGAAACCTGGAGTTCCGTGCCCGGAGTTCTGCGGACGTTAGCCGGAACGCTGGCCAAGCGGGCGACAGATGAGGGACTGCTGCGAGTAGCTGGGAATAAGCACAAGGTGGGTGACATTCCAGACGGCTCAGTATTAGGAGTCCTCGAAACCCTACTCTCTGAGTAGCTGGGAATAAGCACAATAAAGTAGGTGCTGAAATACACTCCAGAGGCCTCAGTATTCGGAGTCTCCCTCAAAACTTTACTCCGCAAAGACATGCTGCTATAGGAGGAAACGTAAAGCAATAGATTTTGCGCACCCGTTACCCACTTTCTCAATTACTTACAactcgtaatttttttttatattgagtGGATCTGTGGGTTTTACAATTCAATTTTAAATCCTAGGTACTTAACCTATCTACTTGTTCACAGATCGAAGcgctctgccaactgatagagCGTTCCTGGTACACGGAGAACCGTGGCGCAGTAGAGGCAGCCCTAGCTGGTGCAAGCAGCCACGACCTGGCAGCGGTTTTCAAACGGCTGCTGCGGGCGCTGCCGCAGCCTCCGCTCACGCAGGAGCTGATGAGGCTCTTCTACCACACGTATGGTGAGTAATCTTGATTATATTGTCAAAGTTAAGTATTTCAATTTgagtaaatacctacttactgctcagttatttacttaaaaaatctaAGGTACAAAAactaaatgttttatttcttatttcagCCCTGACGGGCGCCACGCGCGGGCGCGCGCTGAACCTGCTGGTGCTGCTGCTGCCGCCGCCGGCGCGCGCCACGCTGCGCTGCATCCTGACGCTGGCGCGCGACATCGTGGCGCACGCGCACACCAACAAGATGAGCGCGCACAACGTCGCCATGATCATCGCGCCGGCGCTCTTCCCGCCCAGGTAACTAGCAGTACAGTGGGCGCTCCCTACATACGGGGCGCTGCAGGCGCCGCTCACACTACAAATGTCGGGCCCCACCCGACTTCAGACTCCCTGCGGCACCATTCACACTAGAAAATATATGGTCAGCCCGACATACAGATTTGGGTCTCGCACTAGAAAGTGTTTTTTCTTCTTCAATACTTTATTTCCAAGCATTTTGGTATCGTTTGCAGACGGTTCtgcttaaccctttgaacgtcaCGCCTATTAAATATAACGCGCCATTGTAAACCTTATTAAAAAGCATTGAACGCGTATGTTGCACTGTAACCATGCGTGTCAGTTGACGTCTGTGGCGGTATAAGAGTTAACAACATAAACTAACTTTACAATTCTTGTTCCAGCCTCCTGATAAAGCAGTCAGACAGCCTGGAGACCCAGCTAGCTACGGCGGCGAACAGCTGCCACGTCACGGAAGCCCTCATGCGCTGGTGCGAGCAGCTCTGGCTCATCCCCGCTTCTATCCTGGCGGCTTCTCAGCGAAAACCTTCGCCGCACCGCAGGAACCATATCTGACTCTATCCTTTAAGGATTAAGGTGCTTAATCGTTTGCGTTAGCGAGCGTAGTGATGTCACAAATACGCACTTTAGTGATCATAGTTTCGACTATGCCGGAAAACTAAAGGTGCTAATTCATTTGCGTAAGATGTCAAAATGGCGCGCCAAAACAAAAGACGCGCGAAATCAAGATGGCGGGTCAAATTTGACGCTGTGCGTCAAAGAAAAATCACGGTGCATGTTTTGTAAGTTTGCAtgttttttaaagtattttggCCAAGATTATAAATAACATACTTGGTTATATTTAAAGTTGTAAGCATGACCAAATATGTTTGGTTTTTTACTCCACtatttgtataagtttttaatGTTGACATTAAAATGCAATAAATTAGGTTGGTAGGGATCATTCGCACTCGTCAAGGAGTGCATATtgaacaattttattataatgaGTGATATGATATTTAATGTTAACGCATATATACTCCGTGTTAATAATGTTAACGCATTTAGTGTGGTATATAATTGTGAATGGGATGCCAAATATTCATCTTGTTTTAGTGAAATAACCAGTTTTAGTTAATGTTAAATTCCGTAAAATCGTCCTCATATAAAAGAAAGTTTGCATTAAAAGATGTCATTAGTTATTCAATTGTTTTAGGAAAGACGTGaattcaagaaaaaaatattatgaaatattttttttttatttcacagtAGGACCTCGCTAATCAGGACGGGAAAATAACCGGTCGTTGGCggatttttgttataaaaaatcaCTTACCGTGTCTTCGGGTAATTATTTCGGAACTTTTCGGAATTCCGGaagaaaaaacgaaaaaaactgGCGGATCATTCCGAAAAAATActacacagacagacaacgaaGCATGAGTGATTTTCGAATGATTTTTCGAGATTACTCAATTTTCGAGATTACCTAATACATTACATTAATATTCTACTGACTATAACTACTGTTCTGCTTTACATTTTCGCACTTCCTTCCGAAGGCAATCTAGGTCATTTCACTAAGCCCGAGACTGTCCAGATTAAAGCGATCACCGGATTAACAGAGTCCGAATTAGCGAGGCTCTACTGCATTACAAATATTTGGATGTGTATAAAAGTGTGTGGTGCCATTTTTCGGCTCGTTTCGAATTCCTAGTTACCGTTTTGGATAATTGAAATTTACTATTGGTTCTATCACCGTGGTGCCTTGTATTAAGTTTCCTTAGTGATAGTGAGAACATAGAATACATAAGTGACGCACTTAATTACACTGGGTTAAATGCAACTATGGAATTATTGCGTTTATTTCAGTTCATTTGTTAAACGAGAATTACAGGAGCTCCCATTATCTAGTGATAGAAGCCTGATTCGAGCTACTTGGAAATAAGACAACATAGAGAGCGTTCCGACCAATCGCATTCGAGAAATAAATCAGTCGCAATAATCCCATAGTTGTATTTATCCCGGTTATACTTACATGCAATTAACCAAACcttattaaatttttatattgttaCAGGAATATAATTATGAGATCTAAGCCCCTAATCTCTTTAATGAGCTTTTTCttgattatatttaattattattcccTATGTATTACTTGCTTTTGGtagtaatatttaatttataaataaaattaacaattacaattattaaaaaaatatccatcacaaaaaatacataattgtcCCTgtcattttttattaatttaatttaatttcgacAAGTTTGTTTAAATGCGTCACTCGTGTATAACTACTATTAttgatatttatgataatagCTATAATTAAGTTGTAAATACTATGATagttattgtaaaatatattaccAATACTTTGACTAGGCAAGCAAAGACTGACTTGGTGTATTATTATTAAGATAATGTGTATTGATATTATTTAAGTTGTATTTACTtccattattaaataaaatgcatattatttacaaaaatgtgttattatttgtaccaaatatttttAACAACCAGTTTTACTTTAATACAAACTTGTTACAATCTTGAATGTGTTCCACATGGCAGTATAGTTTCaaagatttaaaagatattgaaattataattatacagtTTTTTCAGTCGCAGGCTAGTTTTTGAATAAGTATACAACATGTTAAAAACAATAGAAACAGGCTGCTTTTAGAGCACTTTTACATTCTAATTTAACTCCTTGGGCCCAGACATACAtgaaaaaagtaaacaatttgccagtgaaatttgaacctacaatgtATTTAATCTAAAgagttgattttgttttgtCACCAAATTGAACGAAATAAATCATTTCATTTAACGTCGTCGTCGTCAAACGTCgaacataaatattataagtaggtTCATGATCCTTAGTTGGATAAAACCAATCTTAACAACagtaaatttaaaaatcaatacttaaaattattaataagatACACAGCTTCATTGTCCGCGCCGCACAATATCTTCCCTCTATCACAATGCACCGTATTGACAGCCTTATGCAGCGTAGGCATCAAAGAATTCACCACCATAGTGTTCTTCTCCTCTAAAGGCATCCAAGTAGCAACCTGGGGATCCTCACCTTTCGTAGTCTTGATCATCGCTTCCATATTCCACTCCCAAATCTCACCGGACACCGAACAAGATATCAACTTCGATGGATTCACTGGATGGAACTGCATTTCTGTAACGCTTGCAGCATGAGCGTTAAGCAGGGAAGTAGGGTATGAGTTCATACGTAAGTCCCATATGGCTAGCGAGCCGGATTCGCTGCCAGCCAATATGATGTGAGGTTGTGTTGGGTGGCTGACGATGCAGGTTGCAGCTAAGTCGTCTCCGGCAAGAAGGAATGAGGCGGTAGGTTTGTTTTCGGAGGATCGGGAGTCCCAGATCTTCATGTGGCCGCGGAGGTTGCCAGTTATAATCTGTAAATGTGGAATGGTTAGATTAGCTATAATAAGACTAAAGAATGAAGATCAAAAAAGCGGTACACTCAAACACATTCAAAGTATTGATTTTTCATTGACATAGTGATGAAAAGTATACTTatatcagggatgttgcggatattcgcatccgtatccgcggaacatccgcatctgcatccgaaTCCGCATATAAttgatgcggagcatccgcatgatgcggagcATAGGagcggtaacaggaacgtattagcggcgaCGCCGGCGGCGTAAATTTCCTAGcacttagggccaccccacatctggagtctttcgagcgtcggcgtctacaattctatggccgctgctcgacgcaacgtcgacgcagcgtcgacgcaagtgcgcagcgacgtcattttccatagcgttgaccagacgccgacgctcgaaagacgctagatgtggggtggccctaagtgCTAGGAAATTTCGTCAtcatatataacgaaatcgtctagatcccgaaaagtcggccaagttactgtttattaaataaaacgcacctatattcttgctcaactactaaacgtttcgttttttttaaataaaaaatgctaaaaatgtaatatttatgtacatgtaatgtaatatatatccgcggatgtcaaaaaatctacATCCGCAACTTATATGAATTATAATAAGTGTTGATTAAGACTAGTTCTTTGAGTCCTCTTGCAACTGTGTTTTTCAGTCATAATAAAGTCGAAACTCGGGTTCTTTTCAACTAGTTAGAGACCCTTTTGTAGAGACTCGAGTCCTTTACAGAGAACTctcattcattaaaaaaaaaaaaactgcattGTCTTCATGTAAAATTGATATCTGTCAAAGTCACTTGTCAGGGTAAAACCTTGCTCGCGAGTTAAGACGAAATtgaatagtaaaagtgtcttttATCCtataaaaactgttacaatgtgcTTGTGATTAGTGGTGGAAACTGTGGTAGTGTTTTCTACGTATAAAACTATTAAATTTGAACAAGAATAGTGCTAAATATCCGTGACTGACAATTTACGCATTTGAAATTTATAAGTCTACCCTCAATATTTTTCTCAAATTATCACTTAGTGTTGCCAGTACAAAAACTTTAAAATCTACCAAAATAATGGGCGACGGTCTGAAAACATCGTCCGGAAAGAAAGTTGCAAGTCCTAACATATCAGCACAGGGAAAATGTTCGAAATGTCAGAAGACGCCAAATGAAAAAAAGCTATCAGTTAATTGTGATTTGTGCAAGAACCTCCTTTGTAGTGACTGCCATGGCCTGTCACCCACGGAAGTTAGAGTGCTTGAACTAAAGACTGTTGCTCgagttatgacattttattgcacTGACTGCAGATCGTCAATAACGCAGTTGCCAATGATTCTGAAAAAACTGGACGAACTGACCGGTGAAGTGCAGAAGCTGCGCGTGCGCCAAAGCATGCTGGAAACGGAGTCAGCTGTTCGTGAAATAACAGAAAGATCGAACCGGGCGAACAACATTATCATCTATGATATTCCAGAATCTACGAGTGACACAGCCGAAGAGAGGAAAGAACATGATGTGCGTGAAACTACGAATTTGATAACTAGCATCTCGAAGAACGTGAGCTGTGTTGGAATAAAAGCGTTTCGCCTGGGTGCTAAGTCCAGCAGCCGCACGACTCCGCGTCCACTGAAGGTCATTTTACGTAGCAAAAGCGATGCAATTGAAGTGCTCAAAAACAAAATAAGGCTAGCGAAACCAACGTCCGTGAAAGCCGACCTTACTCCCATGCAAAGAGAGTACCTTCAGTATTTAAGAGAAGAGCTGAACAGGCGTATAAGCGAAGGTGAAACAGGGATCACAATCAAGTACATCCAGGGCCATCCAGCAATCGTAGAGACCGCCCAACTGGCCGCCAGACCGGCAAAAAACCAATAGTTCACACCAGAAATAGCCAGAATCTTCCGACTGTGGTCACCAACAATAAGGCCACCGCAGTTGGAGTACATTTACCTCCTTGAAATGGTCAGAGCTTGATTCGCAATAAAAACGAGGAAATCTTGCAAAATATAGGTGTAATTTTCCGAAAGACATTAGTGACAGTAAAAACAGTAAAATatcgaaaaagtataa
This window encodes:
- the LOC134679817 gene encoding nucleoporin Nup43 yields the protein MPLDVQGTFVSQKINKVRWIPEEYVETKCFFTGSWDDDVNSVKVWTLESQEDEEVEYPKCLSEFPVEGDVTEIKFTSKNRIAVSTSDGDVKLLEISMYERSQPLKEVFKWEKLHKFGEDSCCCTAVATMDSDIASVGEDGNINFLNGHRGDIVRTVNGADSCSLHSVCYIKYHEIITGNLRGHMKIWDSRSSENKPTASFLLAGDDLAATCIVSHPTQPHIILAGSESGSLAIWDLRMNSYPTSLLNAHAASVTEMQFHPVNPSKLISCSVSGEIWEWNMEAMIKTTKGEDPQVATWMPLEEKNTMVVNSLMPTLHKAVNTVHCDRGKILCGADNEAVYLINNFKY
- the LOC134679809 gene encoding rho GTPase-activating protein conundrum isoform X1; protein product: MLKLVSPEVRMALPLPRAPDPVLAAYWAEYEDLCRLSQQLTDDDDNLYEEGELETEWLQAAGLGSLAAPFQAGLEVTEAQLGEAVRPLPREQAAAVRRRVRRLNRTVRRRRAASRARKPDIRDVFRDLENSSGSEPRSRSATPDSLDSLPSGGSGSPPVEWADHTPPDFVDSFPPTGTHSPLARTPSAPAAPRRARLSPPALEPPVPMHELFKPNDLHWADIATNTEGIELLGYQRYGTVQGPRIGKERINGSILKDNDPFVKHTVVSRAKSAASVQQPLSFEHKFNLDRQMMDHEEEWPEDGSVVDVESIGEPQLKRLPQLLLLELTALFDKYSLPFQKRKPPKKKRKEEGSVFGVSLETLLRKDMLLWEETWSSVPGVLRTLAGTLAKRATDEGLLRVAGNKHKIEALCQLIERSWYTENRGAVEAALAGASSHDLAAVFKRLLRALPQPPLTQELMRLFYHTYALTGATRGRALNLLVLLLPPPARATLRCILTLARDIVAHAHTNKMSAHNVAMIIAPALFPPSLLIKQSDSLETQLATAANSCHVTEALMRWCEQLWLIPASILAASQRKPSPHRRNHI
- the LOC134679809 gene encoding rho GTPase-activating protein conundrum isoform X2 — protein: MGAICWFHAKLVIEGELETEWLQAAGLGSLAAPFQAGLEVTEAQLGEAVRPLPREQAAAVRRRVRRLNRTVRRRRAASRARKPDIRDVFRDLENSSGSEPRSRSATPDSLDSLPSGGSGSPPVEWADHTPPDFVDSFPPTGTHSPLARTPSAPAAPRRARLSPPALEPPVPMHELFKPNDLHWADIATNTEGIELLGYQRYGTVQGPRIGKERINGSILKDNDPFVKHTVVSRAKSAASVQQPLSFEHKFNLDRQMMDHEEEWPEDGSVVDVESIGEPQLKRLPQLLLLELTALFDKYSLPFQKRKPPKKKRKEEGSVFGVSLETLLRKDMLLWEETWSSVPGVLRTLAGTLAKRATDEGLLRVAGNKHKIEALCQLIERSWYTENRGAVEAALAGASSHDLAAVFKRLLRALPQPPLTQELMRLFYHTYALTGATRGRALNLLVLLLPPPARATLRCILTLARDIVAHAHTNKMSAHNVAMIIAPALFPPSLLIKQSDSLETQLATAANSCHVTEALMRWCEQLWLIPASILAASQRKPSPHRRNHI
- the LOC134679809 gene encoding rho GTPase-activating protein conundrum isoform X3, giving the protein MDDDGNLYEEGELETEWLQAAGLGSLAAPFQAGLEVTEAQLGEAVRPLPREQAAAVRRRVRRLNRTVRRRRAASRARKPDIRDVFRDLENSSGSEPRSRSATPDSLDSLPSGGSGSPPVEWADHTPPDFVDSFPPTGTHSPLARTPSAPAAPRRARLSPPALEPPVPMHELFKPNDLHWADIATNTEGIELLGYQRYGTVQGPRIGKERINGSILKDNDPFVKHTVVSRAKSAASVQQPLSFEHKFNLDRQMMDHEEEWPEDGSVVDVESIGEPQLKRLPQLLLLELTALFDKYSLPFQKRKPPKKKRKEEGSVFGVSLETLLRKDMLLWEETWSSVPGVLRTLAGTLAKRATDEGLLRVAGNKHKIEALCQLIERSWYTENRGAVEAALAGASSHDLAAVFKRLLRALPQPPLTQELMRLFYHTYALTGATRGRALNLLVLLLPPPARATLRCILTLARDIVAHAHTNKMSAHNVAMIIAPALFPPSLLIKQSDSLETQLATAANSCHVTEALMRWCEQLWLIPASILAASQRKPSPHRRNHI